One stretch of Pandoraea oxalativorans DNA includes these proteins:
- a CDS encoding DMT family transporter, translating into MANFILPLTAVLIWSANVIVNKLAVGHIFPAEIAFLRWFAAALLLTPFALPALWRARSQFVPHMTQYATLGVLGMAIYQGLAYSAAHYTSATNMGIILALLPLTTLALAVMLLGDALTAGALAGGLLSIGGVLLVVGHGSLLHLADQGIGVGDAMMVAAMLAYAVYCVLLRKWHLPLAPLPSLYAQIVFAVVALLPFYLISEKAGVSMDNLPELAFATIPVSIAAPFIWMIGVARIGPRRATVVINLVPIFTALIAAFGLGEHLAGYHLLGGALILAGVALGENWHLPIRKAREPMPVVADELGSVR; encoded by the coding sequence ATGGCTAATTTCATTCTTCCGCTGACCGCAGTGCTTATCTGGTCGGCCAACGTGATCGTCAACAAGCTCGCCGTCGGTCACATCTTCCCTGCGGAAATCGCCTTCCTTCGCTGGTTCGCCGCCGCGTTGCTGCTCACGCCGTTCGCGTTGCCCGCGTTGTGGCGCGCGCGCAGTCAATTTGTGCCGCATATGACGCAGTACGCCACCCTCGGCGTGCTGGGCATGGCGATCTATCAGGGCCTCGCCTATTCGGCAGCGCATTACACGAGTGCCACCAATATGGGGATCATTCTGGCGCTGCTGCCCCTCACGACGCTCGCGCTCGCGGTCATGCTGCTGGGCGACGCCCTCACGGCCGGCGCGCTGGCCGGTGGCTTGCTGTCGATCGGTGGCGTGCTGCTGGTCGTCGGACACGGCTCGCTGCTGCATCTCGCCGATCAGGGCATCGGTGTGGGCGACGCCATGATGGTCGCTGCCATGCTCGCCTACGCCGTCTACTGCGTGCTGCTGCGCAAATGGCATCTGCCGCTCGCCCCACTGCCGTCGCTGTACGCGCAGATCGTGTTCGCCGTCGTCGCGCTACTGCCGTTCTACCTCATCTCGGAGAAGGCTGGCGTTTCGATGGACAACCTGCCGGAGCTGGCCTTCGCGACGATCCCGGTGTCCATTGCCGCCCCGTTCATCTGGATGATCGGCGTTGCGCGCATCGGCCCGCGTCGAGCGACCGTCGTCATCAATCTGGTACCGATCTTCACGGCGCTGATCGCAGCCTTCGGTCTCGGGGAGCATCTCGCCGGTTATCACCTGCTGGGCGGCGCGTTGATTCTCGCGGGGGTGGCCCTCGGGGAGAACTGGCATCTGCCGATTCGCAAAGCGCGTGAACCGATGCCCGTTGTGGCGGATGAATTGGGAAGCGTCCGATAA